GTTAAAAACAACTGGATTAGGATCATGTGTTGGAGTATGCATGTACGACAAAAAATTAAAAATAGGTGGGATGGCACATGTTATGTTACCAAGTAGTGCCAACACAAAAGTAAAAGAATTTAATGTAGGGAAATACGCAGATACCGCAATAGAGTTTTTAGTTAAATCTCTCAAAGAAAAAGGCTGTAATGATCTTAAAGCTAAGATAGCTGGTGGGGCTCAAATGTTTACCTTTAGTAACAGCAGCGATATTATGAACGTAGGGGCGCGCAATGTAAAGGCTGTTAAAGACTTGTTAGCAAAACAAGGAATTAAGGTTATATCTGAAGACACAGGTGGAAATAAAGGAAGAACAATTACATTTGAAATAGACAGCTGCAACCTTATTGTTAGAGCTATAGGTAGTGAAGAAAAGATAATCTAAGGGTTGGTGCTCTAGATGGACAATAATCAATTATGGATTAATTTTAATAAAGGTTCTTCAGAAGCGAAGGAAGAGTTGATAAAAGCCTACTCGCATATTGTTAAGTTTGTTGTGGATAGAATTTGGACTGGTTATAAAATTGGTAGTTATGACAAAGAAGACTTAATTAGTTTGGGGATTGTAGGACTTTTGGAAGCAATGGATAAATATAATCCAAAGTTAGGTGTGAAATTTGAGACATATGCTACGCCAAGAGTTAAAGGACAAATTATAGATGCTATTCGTAAGGAGCAATGGTTGCCCAAAGATATTCTAAAAGGAATAAACGAGTTAGAAATGGCTTGTGAGCAGCTGGCAACTTCAAAAGAGGCTCCTACCGAGGAAAAACTTGCTTCTGCTTTGGGAGTATCAGTTGATAAAGTTAAAAAACTTATTCGCTATGCTGGTCAAAAGGTTGTGCTCAGACTAGATGCTCCTATTGCGACAGAGGAAGGTACCCTTACTATAAAAGATACAATAGAAGACGAAAAACAGCTATCCCCCCATCAGGCTTTTCTTCTAGACCAACAGCACAAGACTTTAGCAGAGCTTTTAAATAAGCTATCTAATAGAGAAAAATTAGTGCTAAATCTGTACTATAATGAAGAATTGACGCTAAAAGAGATATCGAAGCTTTTAGAGTTAAGTGAAGCAAGGATTTCTCAAATTCATACTAAGGCAGTTCTTAGACTGAGGCGATTATATAGCAAAGCCCAAAAGTCATTTTAGAAAAATATGGGAGGTATTAGCATGGAGGAAGCTGTGAAATACAAATTAAATGTTTCTCCTGATAAGTTAAAAGCTTATCTGGAACTAAAAAATCCAGGAATAGATTTAGCTGAAGAGGAGCTTAACGAAATAATTGATGAGATAAAAGGTCAAAAGTTTTATAATTTCGATGAAGTTAAAGTGAAAGAGGAGATATCTGTAGCTACAGGTTTGGAAAAAATCCTGATTGGACAGGGTAAACCTCCTGAAAACGGGAAAAATGGCTATCTCAAATTTCTAATTGAGGAAAAAAAAGATAAAAATCCTGCTGTTTTAGAAGATGGTAGCGTAGACTTTTACAATTTGAATTTAATAACAAATATTGAAAAAGATACACCAATTGCAGAAGTTATACCCGCTACAGAAGGTGTCGTAGGATACAATGTTTTTGGAGAGGAAATTCCACCAGTTCATGGTAAAGAAGCCAAGATACCTAATGGTAAAAACATTTCATATAATCCTGATGATAGATTAATTTACTCGCAAGTTGATGGACGGTTATCTTTAGTTGATGGGAATATTAACGTTTTTGAAGTTTTAGAAATAAATGGAGATGTAGACTTTTCATCAGGTAATATTGATTTTATAGGTACAGTTGTAGTAAATGGTAGTGTTAGGGATGGTTTTGAGGTAAAAGCTCAGGGAGATATAACTGTAAATGGTATAGTTGATAGCTCTAAAGTCTTTTGCGAAGGGAATCTAACAGTTAGTGGTGGGATACAGGGAAGAAACAAAGGAATAATTGAAGCAAAGGGAATCGTAGCAACCAGGTATATTGAAAACTGTACAGTTTCTTCTAAAAGTATAATCGTTAAAGATGCTATAATGCACAGTAATGTATATGCCAAGGAAAAAGTCACAGTTTTAGAAGGAAAGGGATTGATAGTAGGCGGTGTTATTAGGGCTGGGAAGCAAATATCATCAAAAGTTATAGGATCTAATTTAGCAACTAAGACCTCTATTGAAGTTGGAGTTGATCCAAAGTTGCGGGAAAAATGCACAGAATTGACAGATACTTTACAAGAAAAGAAAAGTAGTTTGAAAAAATCTCAACAAGCATTAAAGTTATTAAATGCAAAACAGCAAACACCAGATGGTCTAAGTAATGAACAGGAACAATTATATAAGAAATTTCAATCAACTGTAACTTTTTTAAGACGTGAAGTTGATGAATTAACAGAAAAGTATAATGAAGTGGCTACTAAGTTAAAAGCGTCAAAGGGCGTCGTTGAGGCTAAAGAAAAGGTTTTCCCTGGTGTGAAAATAATAATAGGTTCTAAATCAAGAACGGTTTCTGATACATCCAGCAGCTCTACCTTTTACTTAGGACATGATGGAGAAGTATCAGTAAAATAGTGATAGGGGGTAATGCTGTGAGTTTTAAACCGATTGACCTTCAGGTGCTACTTCCTAAAAGTGGAAAAGTAGCGAAAATTTTTAATAACCATGGAGAACAGTTAAATCAATTAGGGTTACAGCAGCAAACAGTTCAGCTATCACAAATGAAATTAAAAACAGTTCAAAAACAGGAGAATGCCCAAGGAGCATCAATAAGTTCTAAAGATAAAAAAAGCAAAAAATACAGGAATAAAGATCATAACAAAAAGTCAAGAGATGCAGAAGAAGATACTTTTAAAGACCCAAATAAAGGTAAGTATGTAGATATTAACATTTAAAATAAAAAGGGTGTAGTGTTTATGTCAGAACCAGTTATCCTCCTTGTAGGAGTTTTAATTATCATTTTAGCTGTACTGTATGCCTATATCAGAAAAAAACAAAGCTCTGAAAGTTTTGAATTGGAATTACATCAAAACAACTATGAAGTTGATGAGCTTGAAAAAACTTATCAAAGGCTTTTAATGGAAATTGAAAGAAATAAAAAGGACGCTATAAACCAAATTTTCTATGCAAAACAAAATGCGTTAAAAGAGATTAAATTGTCACATGAAAGCCAGTTAAAAGCTTTAAAGCAAAAAAATATTGAAAAAACAGAGGAAAATGCAGAAATTAGCAAACTTGAAGCAAAACATAGTAAAGTTATAAAGCTTTTAGATAAAGGGAAGTCAGCTACTGAGGTCGCTGAAGAATTAGATAGAGGGGTAGGAGAAATTAATATTATTGCTAGTTTATTAAAAAAGGAGCGTAATGCTAAAAATGGATAAGTTTTTACTAGGAGTAGGAGTGGGTATTTTATCAGTATACTTGATTCTGACTCTTACTTCTAAGCCCTTGTTTGTCAACGAAAATGATATTTTAACTATAGCTAAATCCCAGGGAATGTTAAGTAAAGAAGAAGCTAGACAAGATTTATATGATGAAATTTTTATCGAAATTCAAGAAGATTTTGAAAAACAATTAAACAATACCTATCATAAAATAAAAATCCAAGAGGGCAGCTCATTATCGACAATTACAGAAAGTCTTGTAAATAACAAAGTTATTTCTGACTCTAATGAATTTGAGGAAACTGTCAAAGATTTAGATCAAACCCATAACATTAAGTATGGAACATTTTACTTACAAAATGGATTAGAATATGAAAAAATTATCGAAATTCTAACAAACTAATTTTCTTTTAGCATATTTTCCTCTTCTAAAGTTATAATAGTAATTGATGGGGGGATTTAAATATGACAAAGAAGATTAGTTTTTTGAATTTAGGTTTAGTTTTCTTAGGTGGAATCATAGTTACCTTAGCTTGCTTATCAATGTACATATATTTTTCCTATGGTTCTGGGCTATATGTCAGAGTGGACATGGAACAATTTTTGCCACAAATTAACCAAATTGTTGTTGATGTGACAAAGGAACAGTTGCCGAATCATATAGATAAGGCAAAGGATGATATTCCAATTATTATAGATGAACATATGAGTGGTCAAATTAGCGAAGCATTTGTGACTGTAGGTGATATAAAAGTTGACTTACCAGAGGAAATGATTGACTCTATGGAACAAAATTTTAAAGACAATGTTGAGTACGCCATGTTGCAACTACTTTTAAATATTGACGAAGATGAGTTGGCAAAAAGCATTTCTAGTGATATAGAAGCGACCGCAGAACTAATGCTAACCCAGCATTTTAAAGAACACAAGATTCATCTTAAACCAAATTCATTTTTTACCATTCCAGTCACTTTAATGTTTGAAGAGGATGAAGATTTGGTTCCTGCTATGAATTTAGATTTTGACTAATCTTTTTATTGTATAAAAACAAATAATATGTTATACTACTAATGTTGTAAAACGCACGCTCGTTAGTGATACTGGTGACCTTATGGTTTATATCACTTACAGAAGAGCGGAGGCAAACCAGGAAGGAGGAATTATAATGGCAATTATTTCAATGAAACAACTTTTAGAAGCAGGTGTACATTTCGGGCATCAAACCCGTCGTTGGAATCCAAAGATGGCTGAATATATTTTTACAGAAAGAAATGGAATCTATGTAATTGACCTGCAAAAAACAGTAACAAAAATGGAAGCTGCCTATAATTATGTAAAAGAGGTGGCTGCAAATGGAGGTACCGTACTTTTTGTTGGTACTAAAAAGCAGGCTCAAGAGGCTGTCGAAGAACAAGCCAAAAGGGCAGGCATGTATTACGTGAGTCAAAGATGGCTAGGTGGGATGTTAACCAACTTTGACACAATCAGTAAAAGAATTGGAAGGTTAAAAGAACTTGAAAAGATGGAAGAGGATGGAACTTTTGATTTGCTTCCTAAAAAAGAAGTTATTAACCTTAAAAAAGAAAGAGACAAGCTAGAAAAAAACCTTGGTGGAATAAAGGAAATGAAAAAAGTTCCTGATGCAATTTTTGTAGTTGATCCAAGAAAAGAAAGAATAGCTATCGCTGAAGCCCGTAATCTGGATATTCCTGTAATTTCGATTGTGGACACTAACTGTGATCCAGATGAAGTAGATTATGTGATACCAGGTAACGACGATGCTATCCGGGCAGTTACCCTTATAACAACTAAAATTGCTGATGCAATTATAGAAGGAAGACAAGGGGAACAAGAATAATAGACTTTGAGGTAAGGAGATGCCACGGTTAGTATTAAGTGGCCCTTACCTTTTTTTAAAATTTAGTAAAAAAAGGGAGGATATATTATATTATGATTACTGCAAAACTTGTAAAAGAGTTAAGAGAAAAAACCGGTGCTGGGATGATGGATTGTAAAAAGGCCTTAACTAAAACTGAAGGCGATATGGATAAAGCTGTTGATTACTTAAGAGAAAAAGGGTTGTCTGCCGCTGCTAAAAAATCTGGCCGAGTTGCAGCTGAAGGAGTAGTAGAGTCATACATACATGGAGATGGAAGAATTGGAGTTTTAGTAGAAGTAAATGCAGAAACAGATTTTGTTGCCAAAAATGAAGAGTTTAAACAATTTGTTAGTGATATTGCAATGCAAATCGCCGCTGCTAACCCAACCTATGTTACCAGAGAAGAAGTTCCCCAAGAAGAGCTTGAGCGAGAAAAAGAGGTTCTTAAAAATCAAGCTCTAAATGAAGGAAAACCAGAACATATTGTAGAAAAGATGGTTGAAGGTCGTATGGATAAATATTTTAGCGAAGTTTGTCTTTTAGAGCAAGAGTTTGTTAAAGATGGCGATAAAACTGTTCAAGAACTGTTGACAGAAAAAATTGCAAAGATCGGCGAAAATATCTCAATCCGCCGCTTTGTTAGATACGAAGTTGGCGAAGGTCTAGAAAAGAAAGATGAAGACTTTGTAGAAGAAGTAAAAAAGGCAGCTCAGGTTTAATAAAATATCACATCATTAAAAAGAGCACCTTTTAGTGCTCTTTTTTAAAAAATTAAAGGATTTTATCTGCAATATATAGAAACAAAAAGGGGGATATTTTTTAAAAATGCCTAAGTATAACCGTATAATTTTAAAGCTAAGTGGAGAAGCCCTTGCTTGTCAAGAGGGGTCAAGTATTGATAGTACAGTTTTAAAGTCAATTGCAAAGCAAATAAAGGAAGTCAAAGATATCGGTACAGAAGTAGCTATAGTAGTAGGCGGAGGCAATATTTGGCGAGGTGCTACTGCCAGCCATAAGGGCATGGAAAGGGCTACTGCTGACTATATGGGTATGCTAGCGACTACTATAAATAGCTTAGCTCTGCAAGATGCATTAGAATCGATAGGAGTTGTAACCCGTGTACAGACTGCAATTGAAATGAGGCAGATAGCAGAGCCATATATAAGGCGAAGAGCTATAAACCACTTAGCAAAAGGTAGAGTAGTGATTTTTGCTGCCGGCACTGGAAATCCATATTTTTCTACAGACACTACTGCAGCCCTAAGAGCTGCAGAAATTGGTGCAGAGACAATTCTTTTAGCTAAAGGGAAGGTAGATGGAGTTTACGATAGCGATCCCCTTACAAACCCTGATGCAAAGAAATTTAAAGAATTGACTTATATTGATGTATTAAATAAAAACTTAGGAGTGATGGACTCTACTGCTTCATCGCTGTGTATGGATAATAATATTCCCCTTATTGTCTTTGCTTTAAATCAAGAAGGCAATATTAAAAAGGCAGTGATGGGAGAAAAAATAGGAACAATAGTAAAGGGGGAGAATAATGATTAACGATGTTTATTCAGATGTTAAAACAAGAATGAAGAAGGCTATTGAATCATTGCAAACAGACATGAACTCTGTAAGAGCAGGTAGAGCGACACCTAGTTTGTTAGACAGAATAATGGTGGAATATTATGGGGCTCAAACACCGCTAAACCAATTAGCAAACATATCTGCTCCTGAACCACGCTTGTTAGTTGTTCAGCCGTGGGACAAGTCAGTGATACCAGAAGTTGAAAAAGCAATTTTAAAATCTGACCTAGGTTTAACTCCTAATAATGATGGTACAGTTATTCGCTTGGCAATACCGGCGCTTACCCAAGAAAGAAGAAATGAGTTGGTTAGATATGTTAAGCAAAAAGGTGAAGAAGGAAAGGTTGCTATACGAAATATACGAAGAGACGGCAATGACACTGTAAAATCACTGGAAAAAAATAACGAAATTTCTGAAGATGAAAGTCGAAAGGCACAAGAGGAAATTCAAAAAATAACTGATGAATTTATTAAAGAGGCTGATATTGTTATTGAAAATAAGGAACAAGAAATTTTAGAGGTGTAATATATTGAACTTACTTGCTTTGAACCTAGAAGAAGCAAAACGTATGTTAGTACATAAAGAAAAAGAATATGAACTAATAAGCTTAGAAGAAGAACAAGTGGTTGATCCTTTTAAGTGGCGGGTTATAAAGCAAAAAGAAGGACACAATAAACTATTGCTTTATATAGTTAAGCAAAGATAAGATTAGCCCTCCTTTTCTTAGGGAGGGCTAATCTATATTACTCTTTGCGTTGAGGAGGTTTAAAATTGTCATTTTTTAGCAAAGAATATAATAAAGAAAACGTGCCAGAAACTGTAGCGATCATTATGGATGGTAATGGCAGATGGGCTAAAAAAAGAGGTTTGCCAAGAAGTATGGGGCATAAAAAAGGTGTAGAAGCGTTGAAAAGAATAATTGAAGTTAGCGCTAAAATTGGTATTGGAAATTTAATTTTATATGCATTTTCTACAGAAAACTGGAAAAGGCCAGAAAAAGAAGTCAACTATCTTATGAAACTACCCGTTGAATTTTTAGGTAAAGAGTTAGAAAATATACATAAAAATAACGTTAAAATATCCACTATTGGAGAAATAGACAAGTTGCCTAACAAAACCCAGGAGGCTATAATAAAAGGTAAAAACCAGACATCTCAAAATACAGGACTTAATTTAGTTTTTGCTATAAACTATGGAGCAAGAAGTGAAATTGTTAATGCCGCTAAGGAAATTGCTAGAAAAGTTGATAAGGGTGATATTGAAATAGAAAACATCAATGAAAAGTTATTGGCTTCACATCTAGAAACAAAGGATATTAAAGATCCTGATTTATTAATAAGGCCTGGAGGAGAAGCGAGAGTAAGTAACTACCTACTATGGCAAATTGCGTACAGCGAGCTATACTTTTGCGAAACACTTTGGCCTGAGTTTGGTGAAGATGAATATTTAAAGGCCATTAAAAGCTATCAAAATAGAAATAGGAGATTTGGTGGTATTTTAGGGAGGAAAAAGTAAATGTTTAAAAGGATTGGCACGGCAATACTAGGTATACCCCTAATATTAATTATTATATGGTTAGGAGGGCTACCGTTAAGTGCTTCACTTCTATTATTAGGGATGATTGCAACATCAGAATATACTAAAATGTTGAATCTACCTAAATTTAAAGTGGGAATTCCAATAGCATTTTTTGGGTTTTGTTTATTTTTTTCTTCAATACCTTTTCATATAATATTTTTTGTTTACTTTTTTATTATTGCTGTTTATTTATTAATAGTTAATTTTCACAGTGAAGAGATTAATACATTGGCTTACTCGTTAATCCCAATTCCTTACATATTTTTACCGTTTTGGTTATTGGGGGCTATTAGACAGCAGGAAAATGGATTTATTTTTTTATTGATAATTCTTGTCATACCGTGGATTACCGATACTGGTGCATATTTTGTAGGTTTATCAGTAGGAAAAAACAAACTGTTACCTTCTGTTTCTCCTAAGAAAACTATTGAAGGTGCTTTAGGGGGCTTATTCCTCTGCATTTTATTTTTGGTATCGGCAAACTATTATCTAGATATATTAGCTTTTCATGAAGCCTTTCTTTTTGCCTTTGTTGGAAGTATATTAGCACAAATAGGGGACCTTTTTGAGTCAGCTTTAAAGAGAAAGTGTAATATAAAGGATTCTGGAGATATTCTTCCAGGTCATGGTGGGATTTTAGATAGATTTGATAGTCTATTGTTTATAGCTCCATTTGGATATATATTTTTTAAGTATTTTATATAATGAATTAAGGGGGAAGCTTATATGAATATAGCAATACTAGGGTCTACCGGCTCTGTTGGTAAACAGGCCCTAGAAGTAATAGAGCAGGCTCCTAACTTGTCTGTATATAGTTTAGTTGCCAACAGAAGCATAGATTTAGTAGAAATTCAGGCTAGAAAATTTAAGCCGGAGGTAGTGGCTGTATATAATGAAAAAAAGGCGATGGAGCTTAAAGGTAGATTGGCAGACACTAGGATAAAGGTGCTTGGTGGAGAATCAGGTGTTATTGAGGCAGCATCCTGTGAAGAAGTTGATACTGTTTTGTCGGCAATTGTGGGAACGGCTGGTTTATTACCAACCTATAATGCTGTAAAAAACAATAAAAAAGTAGCTTTAGCTAATAAGGAAACACTAGTAACTGCTGGTCATATTATAATGGAGTTAGTTAAAAACAACAATAATCCTTTATTACCGGTAGATAGTGAACACTCTGCCATATTCCAAGCAATACAAGGTAACTCTTCTAAATTTATTGAAAATATCTATTTAACAGCATCAGGTGGACCGTTTCGCGGTAAAAAATCTGCTGAACTTGAAAAAATAACTCCTCAAGATGCGTTGAAACATCCTAACTGGGA
This genomic interval from Proteinivorax tanatarense contains the following:
- a CDS encoding chemotaxis protein CheD; its protein translation is MKEVLKVGMSEVKITHPPTLLKTTGLGSCVGVCMYDKKLKIGGMAHVMLPSSANTKVKEFNVGKYADTAIEFLVKSLKEKGCNDLKAKIAGGAQMFTFSNSSDIMNVGARNVKAVKDLLAKQGIKVISEDTGGNKGRTITFEIDSCNLIVRAIGSEEKII
- a CDS encoding sigma-70 family RNA polymerase sigma factor; amino-acid sequence: MDNNQLWINFNKGSSEAKEELIKAYSHIVKFVVDRIWTGYKIGSYDKEDLISLGIVGLLEAMDKYNPKLGVKFETYATPRVKGQIIDAIRKEQWLPKDILKGINELEMACEQLATSKEAPTEEKLASALGVSVDKVKKLIRYAGQKVVLRLDAPIATEEGTLTIKDTIEDEKQLSPHQAFLLDQQHKTLAELLNKLSNREKLVLNLYYNEELTLKEISKLLELSEARISQIHTKAVLRLRRLYSKAQKSF
- a CDS encoding DUF342 domain-containing protein, whose protein sequence is MEEAVKYKLNVSPDKLKAYLELKNPGIDLAEEELNEIIDEIKGQKFYNFDEVKVKEEISVATGLEKILIGQGKPPENGKNGYLKFLIEEKKDKNPAVLEDGSVDFYNLNLITNIEKDTPIAEVIPATEGVVGYNVFGEEIPPVHGKEAKIPNGKNISYNPDDRLIYSQVDGRLSLVDGNINVFEVLEINGDVDFSSGNIDFIGTVVVNGSVRDGFEVKAQGDITVNGIVDSSKVFCEGNLTVSGGIQGRNKGIIEAKGIVATRYIENCTVSSKSIIVKDAIMHSNVYAKEKVTVLEGKGLIVGGVIRAGKQISSKVIGSNLATKTSIEVGVDPKLREKCTELTDTLQEKKSSLKKSQQALKLLNAKQQTPDGLSNEQEQLYKKFQSTVTFLRREVDELTEKYNEVATKLKASKGVVEAKEKVFPGVKIIIGSKSRTVSDTSSSSTFYLGHDGEVSVK
- a CDS encoding DUF6115 domain-containing protein translates to MSEPVILLVGVLIIILAVLYAYIRKKQSSESFELELHQNNYEVDELEKTYQRLLMEIERNKKDAINQIFYAKQNALKEIKLSHESQLKALKQKNIEKTEENAEISKLEAKHSKVIKLLDKGKSATEVAEELDRGVGEINIIASLLKKERNAKNG
- the rpsB gene encoding 30S ribosomal protein S2, which codes for MAIISMKQLLEAGVHFGHQTRRWNPKMAEYIFTERNGIYVIDLQKTVTKMEAAYNYVKEVAANGGTVLFVGTKKQAQEAVEEQAKRAGMYYVSQRWLGGMLTNFDTISKRIGRLKELEKMEEDGTFDLLPKKEVINLKKERDKLEKNLGGIKEMKKVPDAIFVVDPRKERIAIAEARNLDIPVISIVDTNCDPDEVDYVIPGNDDAIRAVTLITTKIADAIIEGRQGEQE
- the tsf gene encoding translation elongation factor Ts, coding for MITAKLVKELREKTGAGMMDCKKALTKTEGDMDKAVDYLREKGLSAAAKKSGRVAAEGVVESYIHGDGRIGVLVEVNAETDFVAKNEEFKQFVSDIAMQIAAANPTYVTREEVPQEELEREKEVLKNQALNEGKPEHIVEKMVEGRMDKYFSEVCLLEQEFVKDGDKTVQELLTEKIAKIGENISIRRFVRYEVGEGLEKKDEDFVEEVKKAAQV
- the pyrH gene encoding UMP kinase, yielding MPKYNRIILKLSGEALACQEGSSIDSTVLKSIAKQIKEVKDIGTEVAIVVGGGNIWRGATASHKGMERATADYMGMLATTINSLALQDALESIGVVTRVQTAIEMRQIAEPYIRRRAINHLAKGRVVIFAAGTGNPYFSTDTTAALRAAEIGAETILLAKGKVDGVYDSDPLTNPDAKKFKELTYIDVLNKNLGVMDSTASSLCMDNNIPLIVFALNQEGNIKKAVMGEKIGTIVKGENND
- the frr gene encoding ribosome recycling factor, whose protein sequence is MINDVYSDVKTRMKKAIESLQTDMNSVRAGRATPSLLDRIMVEYYGAQTPLNQLANISAPEPRLLVVQPWDKSVIPEVEKAILKSDLGLTPNNDGTVIRLAIPALTQERRNELVRYVKQKGEEGKVAIRNIRRDGNDTVKSLEKNNEISEDESRKAQEEIQKITDEFIKEADIVIENKEQEILEV
- a CDS encoding isoprenyl transferase; this translates as MSFFSKEYNKENVPETVAIIMDGNGRWAKKRGLPRSMGHKKGVEALKRIIEVSAKIGIGNLILYAFSTENWKRPEKEVNYLMKLPVEFLGKELENIHKNNVKISTIGEIDKLPNKTQEAIIKGKNQTSQNTGLNLVFAINYGARSEIVNAAKEIARKVDKGDIEIENINEKLLASHLETKDIKDPDLLIRPGGEARVSNYLLWQIAYSELYFCETLWPEFGEDEYLKAIKSYQNRNRRFGGILGRKK
- a CDS encoding phosphatidate cytidylyltransferase, whose amino-acid sequence is MFKRIGTAILGIPLILIIIWLGGLPLSASLLLLGMIATSEYTKMLNLPKFKVGIPIAFFGFCLFFSSIPFHIIFFVYFFIIAVYLLIVNFHSEEINTLAYSLIPIPYIFLPFWLLGAIRQQENGFIFLLIILVIPWITDTGAYFVGLSVGKNKLLPSVSPKKTIEGALGGLFLCILFLVSANYYLDILAFHEAFLFAFVGSILAQIGDLFESALKRKCNIKDSGDILPGHGGILDRFDSLLFIAPFGYIFFKYFI
- a CDS encoding 1-deoxy-D-xylulose-5-phosphate reductoisomerase, whose protein sequence is MNIAILGSTGSVGKQALEVIEQAPNLSVYSLVANRSIDLVEIQARKFKPEVVAVYNEKKAMELKGRLADTRIKVLGGESGVIEAASCEEVDTVLSAIVGTAGLLPTYNAVKNNKKVALANKETLVTAGHIIMELVKNNNNPLLPVDSEHSAIFQAIQGNSSKFIENIYLTASGGPFRGKKSAELEKITPQDALKHPNWDMGSKISIDSATMINKGLEIIEAKWLFDLSLDQIEVVIHPQSIIHSAVCFSDGNIIAQMGPSDMRMAISYAFSYPERFMNNFKRLDIFDQNLTFERPDYETFNGLSLCIEAIKTGGSNPAVLNAVNEVCVESFLCGRINFNDISKIIEKVLSMHRNIQHPTLSEVLDIDNWARESTLGLIKG